In Rhodospirillales bacterium, a single window of DNA contains:
- a CDS encoding AmpG family muropeptide MFS transporter, with protein sequence MAPVSTSDPPKADWLAGLAVYVQPRVLAVLFLGFSSGLPLALTGATLSAWMTDVGVDLTVIGFFALAGLPYTFKYVWAPLIDRLRVPILANRMGHRRAWLITIQVLLAGAILLLSGLDPLAQPAATAVLAVLVTFLSASQDIVIDAFRIESLGENQQGAGAAVYIGGYRVAMLISGAGALYLAEFYGWSISYIGMAALMAVGIATVIISREPEQAAERDREEKRRRAQFEKLTGSEAKGGLGVAGAWLYTAIVAPFLEFFTRRFAIPILLFALLYKLGDALAGNMTTPFILKTGFSKVELAEVAKLYGFAATMIGVALGGLLIRAVGLLRGLWIAGLLQLASNLMFAVQAWYGYDYTVLVLTISAENLAGGMGTAAFVAYLSSLCNAAYTATQYALLSSFMAGGRTLLSSPAGWLVEHVNWAGAWTWVTGTAPPQAVALQVNWIGFFVLTTLAAIPGLVVLVWLMRRKTMTDTG encoded by the coding sequence ATTGCGCCGGTGAGCACATCCGATCCCCCCAAAGCCGACTGGTTGGCCGGGCTGGCGGTCTATGTCCAGCCCCGCGTTCTGGCCGTCCTGTTCCTAGGCTTTTCCAGCGGCCTGCCGCTCGCGCTGACCGGCGCAACCCTGTCGGCCTGGATGACCGACGTCGGCGTCGACCTGACGGTGATCGGCTTCTTTGCACTGGCGGGCCTGCCCTACACCTTCAAGTACGTCTGGGCTCCGCTGATCGACCGGCTCCGTGTGCCAATCCTCGCGAACCGGATGGGCCACAGGCGCGCCTGGCTGATCACGATTCAGGTGCTTCTTGCGGGCGCGATCCTGCTGCTCTCGGGCCTCGATCCGCTGGCGCAGCCGGCGGCAACAGCCGTCCTGGCCGTGCTGGTGACCTTTCTTTCGGCCAGCCAGGACATCGTGATCGATGCGTTCCGAATCGAGTCGCTGGGAGAGAACCAACAGGGTGCGGGTGCCGCCGTCTACATCGGCGGCTACCGGGTCGCCATGCTGATATCAGGCGCCGGGGCACTTTATCTCGCCGAGTTCTATGGCTGGAGCATCAGCTACATCGGCATGGCCGCGCTGATGGCCGTCGGCATCGCAACCGTGATCATCTCGCGCGAACCCGAACAAGCCGCCGAACGCGACCGGGAAGAAAAGCGCCGCAGGGCCCAGTTCGAGAAGCTGACCGGTAGCGAGGCAAAGGGTGGACTCGGTGTGGCAGGCGCCTGGCTCTACACCGCGATCGTCGCGCCGTTCCTGGAGTTCTTTACCCGCAGGTTCGCCATCCCGATCCTGCTTTTCGCCCTGCTCTACAAGCTGGGCGATGCGCTCGCAGGCAACATGACCACACCGTTCATCCTGAAGACAGGCTTCAGCAAGGTCGAGCTGGCCGAGGTTGCCAAACTCTACGGTTTCGCAGCCACCATGATCGGTGTGGCGCTGGGCGGCCTTCTGATCCGTGCGGTCGGGCTTCTGCGCGGCCTGTGGATTGCCGGCCTTCTCCAACTCGCCAGCAACCTGATGTTCGCGGTGCAAGCCTGGTACGGCTACGACTACACCGTCCTGGTGCTGACGATCTCCGCCGAGAACCTGGCTGGCGGGATGGGGACGGCCGCCTTCGTGGCCTATCTCTCGTCGCTCTGCAACGCGGCCTACACGGCGACACAGTACGCCTTGCTGAGCTCGTTCATGGCAGGAGGCCGGACACTTCTGTCCTCGCCAGCCGGCTGGCTGGTCGAACATGTCAACTGGGCAGGTGCCTGGACCTGGGTCACAGGCACGGCGCCCCCCCAGGCCGTGGCCCTGCAGGTCAACTGGATCGGATTTTTCGTGCTCACAACCCTTGCCGCCATACCGGGCCTTGTGGTTCTAGTGTGGTTGATGCGGCGGAAAACCATGACGGACACCGGATAG
- a CDS encoding ACT domain-containing protein: protein MTSNALVSVICQDHTGLVADVAGLLFDLNINLGDTTFAVLGEAAELTCLAEVPDDLSLDRVSDEIEKLLVMDDAQVSVTPFEMAPIHDESAHITHRIELDGRDRPGVIARLAEVFGQHGANIVRMNCERVPEKGHDRYVTRFSLYIPERRVESCLATVANTAGEMQMSFEYIAVDD from the coding sequence ATGACATCCAACGCGCTCGTTTCAGTGATCTGTCAGGATCACACTGGCCTTGTGGCCGATGTCGCAGGGCTTCTGTTCGATCTCAACATCAACCTGGGCGACACGACCTTCGCCGTGCTGGGCGAAGCCGCCGAGCTGACCTGTCTGGCGGAGGTGCCCGACGATCTCTCGCTCGATCGCGTGAGTGACGAAATCGAGAAGCTCCTGGTCATGGATGACGCCCAGGTCTCGGTGACGCCGTTCGAGATGGCGCCGATCCACGACGAGAGCGCTCATATCACGCATCGCATCGAGCTCGACGGGCGCGACCGTCCGGGCGTGATCGCCCGACTTGCCGAAGTTTTCGGTCAGCACGGAGCGAACATTGTTCGGATGAACTGCGAACGTGTTCCCGAGAAGGGGCACGATCGTTATGTCACCCGTTTCTCGCTGTACATCCCGGAACGGCGGGTCGAAAGCTGCCTGGCCACCGTGGCCAACACGGCCGGCGAGATGCAGATGAGCTTCGAGTACATTGCCGTCGACGACTGA
- a CDS encoding N-acetylmuramoyl-L-alanine amidase, translating to MTDLDLTDHPSPNHGERCGGAPVDMLILHYTGMASAEVALVQLCDPAAEVSAHYLVDEDGTVVRLVPEERRAWHAGVASWRGRTDINSASIGIEIVNPGHEFGYRPFPMEQMAAVRDLCLDILERQAIPSRHVLGHSDVAPGRKSDPGELFDWELLARSGIGLARQEGGFHGRNYRRGDEGKDVGRLQAAFATFGYGLVADGRFGQATQDVVVAFQQHFRPERVDGIADAQTRARLAGVLAQCVDPG from the coding sequence ATGACCGACCTCGACCTGACGGACCATCCTTCACCCAATCATGGCGAGCGCTGTGGCGGTGCGCCCGTCGACATGCTGATCCTGCATTACACCGGCATGGCGAGCGCCGAAGTCGCGCTCGTGCAGCTGTGCGACCCTGCAGCCGAGGTCAGCGCCCATTATCTGGTCGACGAAGACGGCACGGTCGTGCGCCTGGTGCCGGAGGAGCGGCGGGCCTGGCATGCCGGTGTCGCCTCGTGGCGCGGCCGCACCGACATCAACAGTGCTTCAATCGGCATCGAGATCGTCAATCCGGGCCACGAGTTCGGCTACCGGCCGTTCCCCATGGAGCAGATGGCGGCCGTGCGGGATCTCTGCCTCGATATCCTCGAGCGTCAGGCGATCCCGTCGCGCCATGTTCTCGGGCACTCCGATGTCGCACCGGGAAGGAAGAGCGACCCGGGTGAACTGTTCGACTGGGAGCTCCTGGCTCGCAGCGGCATCGGCCTTGCCCGACAGGAGGGCGGCTTCCACGGCCGTAACTATCGCCGTGGCGATGAGGGTAAGGATGTGGGGCGCCTGCAGGCGGCATTTGCTACGTTTGGCTACGGTCTTGTGGCCGATGGCCGCTTCGGCCAGGCCACGCAGGATGTCGTTGTCGCATTCCAGCAGCACTTTCGGCCGGAGCGGGTCGACGGCATCGCCGACGCTCAGACGCGCGCGCGTCTGGCGGGCGTGCTTGCCCAGTGCGTTGACCCGGGCTGA
- the rsmH gene encoding 16S rRNA (cytosine(1402)-N(4))-methyltransferase RsmH, with translation MTAPGHVSVLLDQVIAALGPRAGETLVDATFGGGGYSAGLLDAADCCVLALDRDPEAVVRGRDIAARYPGRLTVVEGRFSGLGDAVSRYVAGTVDGVVFDLGVSSFQLDELERGFSFRHDGPLDMRMGGDGRSAADAVNHLTEVELADLIGRLGEERRARAVARAIVAARRAAPVARTSELAEIVRGVVRRSPDGIDPATRTFQALRLWVNDELGELEQGLVAAEAVLREGGRLVVVAFHSLEDRIVKRFLTERSGAAANPSRHMPVATSGPAPTFRVVSRKPLGPTDDEIADNPRARSARLRVAVRTDAPAWRDAA, from the coding sequence ATGACCGCGCCCGGCCATGTTTCCGTTCTCCTCGATCAGGTGATCGCCGCCTTGGGCCCTCGGGCTGGCGAGACCTTGGTCGATGCCACCTTTGGCGGTGGCGGCTATAGCGCCGGCCTGCTCGATGCGGCCGATTGCTGTGTCCTCGCGCTTGATCGCGATCCCGAGGCGGTGGTTCGGGGTCGCGATATCGCGGCGCGTTATCCCGGACGTCTGACGGTGGTCGAAGGCCGGTTTTCCGGCCTCGGCGATGCGGTCAGCCGTTACGTTGCGGGTACGGTCGACGGTGTCGTCTTCGATCTCGGCGTGTCGTCGTTCCAGCTTGACGAACTGGAGCGCGGTTTTTCGTTCCGTCACGACGGCCCGCTCGACATGCGCATGGGCGGCGACGGCCGAAGCGCCGCGGATGCCGTCAACCATCTGACGGAAGTCGAGCTTGCCGATCTGATCGGCCGTCTTGGCGAGGAGCGTCGGGCTCGTGCCGTTGCGCGTGCCATCGTCGCGGCGCGCCGTGCCGCGCCGGTCGCGCGGACATCCGAGCTGGCGGAGATCGTGCGTGGTGTCGTGCGGCGCTCCCCCGATGGGATTGATCCCGCAACCCGGACGTTCCAGGCGCTGCGCCTGTGGGTCAACGACGAGCTCGGCGAGCTCGAGCAGGGCCTCGTCGCGGCCGAGGCGGTGCTGCGCGAGGGCGGGCGCCTTGTCGTCGTTGCCTTCCATTCCCTGGAGGACCGGATCGTAAAACGCTTTCTGACCGAACGCAGTGGTGCGGCGGCCAATCCCAGCCGTCATATGCCGGTCGCGACATCGGGTCCCGCACCGACCTTCCGTGTTGTCTCCCGGAAGCCCCTGGGGCCGACGGACGATGAGATTGCGGACAATCCACGGGCGCGCTCCGCGCGTCTTCGTGTGGCGGTGCGGACAGATGCGCCGGCCTGGAGGGATGCGGCATGA
- a CDS encoding division/cell wall cluster transcriptional repressor MraZ yields MPVFVGTHINKIDRKGRVSVPAQFRASFGEAISAGAFAMRSISGAQALDVFTPDAFAQLAASIENPFAEEHEDFTNAIFGASQHLSFDAEGRTMLPDVFRAFAGVTDQVCFIGRGNYFQMWEPQAGLAQQEEAFERAIQNRGAIRLRLSVNGGGAA; encoded by the coding sequence GTGCCGGTATTTGTCGGTACGCATATCAACAAGATCGACAGGAAGGGCCGCGTGTCCGTTCCGGCGCAGTTTCGCGCGTCGTTCGGCGAGGCGATCAGCGCCGGCGCGTTTGCCATGCGCTCGATCAGCGGCGCTCAAGCCCTGGACGTCTTCACGCCTGATGCCTTCGCCCAGCTTGCCGCCTCGATCGAGAATCCCTTCGCTGAGGAGCATGAGGATTTCACCAACGCGATCTTCGGCGCATCGCAGCACCTGAGTTTCGATGCCGAGGGTCGTACCATGCTTCCCGACGTGTTCCGCGCCTTCGCCGGTGTTACCGACCAGGTCTGCTTCATCGGACGTGGCAATTACTTCCAGATGTGGGAGCCGCAGGCCGGGCTGGCGCAGCAGGAGGAGGCTTTCGAGCGCGCCATTCAGAACCGTGGTGCCATCCGGCTCCGTCTCTCCGTCAATGGGGGGGGGGCTGCATGA
- a CDS encoding elongation factor G — protein sequence MPNVRNVAIVGPSLSGKTTLLESLLFASGAIGRKGSVKEGNSVGDSAPEARERNMSTEVSAANADFEGTIINFLDCPGSIEFLAESRNALMGADAAIVVYEPVVERASTLAPIFRFLEDNAIPHMVFINKIDRTATLMRELLPEMQEVSQTPLLITQVPIRNGEDVTGYVDLITEKSYEYNSGAAADTIEMPDNVKDREEEARQMMLEALADFDDNLMMKLLEDEIPSIEEVVSDLRDAFAEGKIAPVLIGAAEQENGVRRLLQEIVEWTPEPSVRANLHDLDGPPAAQVLKTFNTQHGGKLSLVRIWRGTIKDGETVNGERIGGMYRMQGADQVRIDHADTGDIVAFARLENAHTGDTLIVGGDAPEADAAYPSAKPMPRLYGLSIHAARRDDEVKMATALQRIHEEDPSIEPEQDQDLHQLVLWGQGDMHLQIAFAKLRGRYGVEVSSGRPRVPYREAIRKPTTQHGRFKRQTGGSGMFGDVQINIKPLPRGTGFEFTNSVTGGNIPKQYIPAVEAGAKEYLEQGPLGFPVVDVAVEVFDGKYHDVDSNEMAFKLAAKVAMSEGMPSCGPVLLEPIMQVNIHAPNTATARVQQLVTGRRGQLLGFEAREGWKGWDTVTANMPQGEIQDLISELRSLTQGVGYFSAEFDHLQELTGREADIIVEDRKGELEAA from the coding sequence ATGCCAAACGTTAGAAATGTTGCCATTGTGGGACCGTCGCTCAGCGGCAAGACGACGCTCCTGGAAAGCCTCTTGTTTGCGTCGGGGGCGATCGGCCGCAAGGGTTCGGTGAAGGAAGGAAACTCGGTCGGCGATTCCGCACCGGAGGCGCGCGAGCGCAACATGTCGACCGAGGTCAGTGCGGCCAACGCCGACTTCGAAGGCACGATCATCAACTTCCTCGATTGTCCGGGCTCCATCGAGTTCCTGGCCGAATCGCGCAACGCGCTAATGGGGGCCGATGCGGCGATCGTCGTTTACGAGCCCGTCGTCGAGCGCGCCTCGACCCTGGCCCCGATCTTTCGCTTCCTCGAAGACAACGCCATTCCGCATATGGTCTTCATCAACAAGATAGACCGCACGGCAACGCTGATGCGCGAACTGCTGCCCGAGATGCAGGAGGTGTCGCAGACGCCGCTGCTGATCACGCAGGTCCCCATCCGCAACGGCGAGGATGTCACGGGCTACGTCGACCTCATCACTGAGAAGTCCTACGAATACAACTCCGGCGCGGCCGCCGACACGATCGAGATGCCCGACAACGTCAAGGACCGCGAGGAAGAAGCGCGGCAGATGATGCTCGAGGCGCTCGCCGACTTCGACGACAACCTCATGATGAAGCTTCTGGAAGACGAGATTCCCTCGATCGAGGAGGTCGTCAGCGACCTGCGCGATGCTTTCGCAGAAGGCAAGATCGCCCCTGTTCTGATCGGTGCCGCCGAACAGGAGAACGGCGTTCGCCGCCTGTTGCAGGAGATCGTCGAGTGGACGCCAGAGCCTTCGGTGCGCGCCAATCTCCACGATCTCGATGGCCCGCCGGCTGCCCAGGTGCTCAAGACCTTCAACACCCAGCATGGCGGCAAGCTCTCGCTGGTGCGCATCTGGCGCGGCACAATCAAGGACGGCGAGACTGTCAATGGCGAGCGTATCGGCGGCATGTACCGCATGCAGGGTGCCGACCAGGTCAGGATTGATCATGCCGATACCGGTGACATCGTGGCCTTCGCACGTCTCGAGAACGCGCACACGGGCGACACGCTGATCGTGGGCGGCGATGCTCCGGAAGCCGATGCCGCCTATCCGTCGGCCAAGCCGATGCCACGCCTCTATGGCCTCTCGATCCATGCCGCACGGCGTGATGACGAGGTCAAGATGGCGACCGCCCTGCAACGCATCCACGAGGAAGATCCCTCGATCGAGCCCGAGCAGGACCAGGACCTGCACCAGCTCGTTCTGTGGGGCCAGGGCGACATGCATCTGCAGATCGCCTTCGCCAAGCTGCGCGGCCGCTACGGTGTCGAGGTGTCCTCGGGACGGCCGCGTGTGCCCTATCGCGAGGCGATCCGTAAACCGACCACCCAGCATGGCCGCTTCAAGCGCCAGACCGGCGGCAGCGGGATGTTCGGGGACGTTCAAATCAACATCAAACCCCTGCCCCGCGGCACCGGCTTCGAGTTCACCAACTCGGTGACCGGTGGCAATATTCCCAAGCAGTACATTCCGGCTGTCGAAGCGGGAGCGAAGGAGTACCTGGAGCAGGGACCGCTGGGCTTCCCGGTCGTCGACGTCGCGGTTGAGGTGTTCGACGGCAAGTATCATGACGTCGACTCGAACGAGATGGCCTTCAAGCTCGCCGCCAAGGTCGCCATGTCGGAAGGCATGCCGAGCTGCGGTCCGGTGCTGCTGGAGCCCATCATGCAGGTCAACATCCACGCCCCCAACACGGCGACGGCGCGGGTGCAGCAGCTTGTTACCGGTCGCCGCGGCCAGCTTCTGGGCTTCGAGGCCCGCGAAGGCTGGAAGGGCTGGGACACGGTGACAGCCAACATGCCTCAGGGTGAAATCCAGGACCTGATCAGCGAACTGCGCTCGCTGACCCAGGGCGTGGGTTACTTCAGCGCCGAGTTCGACCATCTGCAGGAACTCACCGGTCGCGAGGCCGACATCATCGTCGAGGATCGCAAGGGCGAGCTTGAGGCGGCCTAG
- a CDS encoding Do family serine endopeptidase, protein MVFATAIAAAHMAQAATGAFFVNEEGEATLAPVIREVGPAVVNIATRGTVNGGDNPLFDNPLFGDLLPQMPDGNGQPSHSVGSGVIVDAGNGYIITNHHVIAHAEEILVTLTDRRQLPATLIGSDPEADVAVLQVQADNLVAIDRGNSDALEVGDFVVAIGNPFGLGQTVTLGIVSAKGRSGLGIEGYEDFIQTDASINPGNSGGALISLSGDVIGINTAILGNQGNIGIGFAIPINMASAIMDQIIEHGSVQRGLLGINIQDLTPDLADALGLPVAEGALVSNVFEGSAAHEAGVLGGDIVMSINGNPVLDASDLRNAVGLMRVGEKASLEIVRNGSPLIIDAVIAARPDQVKTASLDTEQQQVRTDDVKFAGAVLGAIAPDSGMAGKVDGVEVIDVLPNSPAWVAGLRPGDIVTEAARNKVTTPEEFTAAVEGDNSGRVALHIRRGDRAFYILI, encoded by the coding sequence ATGGTGTTTGCCACGGCGATTGCGGCTGCACACATGGCCCAGGCCGCCACAGGAGCCTTCTTCGTTAATGAAGAAGGCGAGGCGACACTCGCTCCTGTCATCAGGGAGGTCGGTCCCGCCGTCGTCAACATCGCGACCCGCGGCACCGTGAACGGCGGCGACAATCCGCTGTTCGATAATCCACTCTTCGGCGATCTGCTGCCCCAGATGCCTGACGGCAACGGCCAGCCGTCCCACAGCGTCGGTTCCGGCGTGATCGTCGACGCCGGGAACGGCTACATCATCACCAATCATCACGTCATCGCGCATGCCGAAGAGATCCTGGTCACGCTGACCGATCGCCGTCAGCTGCCGGCGACGCTGATCGGCTCCGATCCCGAGGCCGATGTCGCGGTTCTGCAGGTCCAGGCCGACAATCTGGTCGCGATCGACCGCGGCAATTCGGACGCGCTTGAGGTCGGCGACTTCGTTGTCGCGATAGGCAATCCCTTCGGGCTCGGTCAGACCGTGACGCTCGGCATCGTCAGCGCCAAGGGACGCAGCGGACTGGGTATCGAGGGCTATGAGGACTTCATCCAGACCGACGCTTCGATCAACCCCGGCAACTCCGGCGGCGCACTCATCTCGCTGTCCGGTGACGTGATCGGCATCAACACCGCCATCTTGGGCAACCAGGGCAACATCGGCATCGGCTTTGCCATCCCGATCAACATGGCGAGCGCGATCATGGACCAGATCATCGAGCACGGTTCGGTGCAGCGCGGCCTGCTCGGCATCAACATCCAGGACCTCACGCCGGACCTCGCCGACGCGCTCGGCCTGCCGGTCGCCGAAGGCGCCCTGGTCTCGAATGTCTTCGAGGGCTCGGCGGCGCACGAAGCTGGCGTGCTCGGCGGTGACATCGTGATGTCGATCAATGGCAATCCCGTGCTTGATGCAAGCGATCTGCGCAACGCCGTTGGCCTCATGCGGGTCGGCGAGAAGGCCAGCCTCGAGATCGTGCGCAACGGCTCGCCGCTGATCATCGACGCTGTTATCGCAGCCCGCCCCGACCAGGTGAAAACTGCGTCGCTCGACACCGAGCAGCAGCAGGTTCGGACCGACGATGTGAAATTCGCCGGTGCGGTGCTCGGTGCCATCGCCCCCGACTCCGGGATGGCCGGCAAGGTCGACGGTGTCGAGGTGATCGATGTCTTGCCCAACAGCCCGGCCTGGGTCGCGGGACTGCGTCCCGGCGACATTGTTACCGAGGCCGCGCGCAACAAGGTGACCACGCCCGAAGAGTTCACGGCCGCGGTCGAAGGCGACAACTCCGGTCGTGTGGCGCTTCACATCCGCCGCGGCGACCGGGCCTTCTACATCCTGATTTGA
- the ggt gene encoding gamma-glutamyltransferase produces MRCLLLPAVATLLLSGPATAGEPVVSEDFMVSTANPHATMAARNVILAGGSAVDAAIAAQLVLTLTEPQSSGIGGGAFMLYYDAATGTVTSYDGRETAPAAATGDLFRHGDGTLMGWTEAAEGGLPVGVPGVVRMMELAHGKHGNLPWDQLFAEPTALAEGGFEISPRLHEVLSRVEGPERFPVFYDLYFTESGERKAVGTVLTNPALGLSFRMIAQSGADAFYEGPLAQAIVDAVTTTEVNTAAMTVDDIAAYEAIERPAICVEYRVWTVCGMGPPSSGGVTVAQILLLLEGFDMAAVKPGSVEAVHLISEAQRLAYADRNLYLADSDFVAIPVEALLDEDYLAERASLIDPEASMGTAEAGAIDGWDHAALALDDGHHGYSTSHISIVDREGNAVSMTTSIERGFGSRLVAGGFMLNNELTDFSFEAERDGVPIANRVEPNKRPRSSMAPSLVFDTEGNLVMAVGTVGGSRIICYVTKTLIAVLDWQLDIQAALELPHHVNRNTATELEDGTGLTAHVDALEELGHKVTTRSMTTGLAGFYIEDGIIYGGTDPRREGTALGE; encoded by the coding sequence ATGCGCTGCCTTCTCTTGCCCGCTGTCGCGACCCTTCTGCTCTCGGGACCGGCCACAGCCGGCGAACCGGTCGTGTCCGAGGACTTCATGGTCTCGACCGCCAACCCGCATGCGACCATGGCGGCGCGCAACGTCATCCTGGCAGGTGGCAGTGCGGTCGATGCGGCAATTGCGGCTCAGCTCGTGCTGACACTGACGGAACCCCAGTCGTCCGGCATCGGCGGCGGCGCTTTCATGCTGTACTACGACGCGGCGACCGGCACCGTGACCTCCTACGACGGCCGCGAAACTGCCCCCGCGGCCGCGACCGGCGATCTCTTCCGCCATGGCGACGGCACGCTGATGGGTTGGACCGAAGCGGCCGAAGGCGGCCTGCCGGTCGGTGTTCCCGGCGTCGTGCGGATGATGGAGCTGGCCCACGGGAAGCACGGCAATCTGCCATGGGATCAGCTGTTCGCCGAACCGACCGCCCTGGCCGAGGGCGGCTTCGAGATCTCCCCGCGGCTGCATGAGGTCCTCAGCCGGGTCGAGGGCCCGGAGCGGTTTCCCGTGTTCTACGATCTCTACTTCACCGAATCAGGCGAACGCAAAGCCGTCGGCACCGTGCTGACCAATCCTGCTCTTGGCCTGAGCTTCCGCATGATCGCCCAGAGCGGCGCGGACGCCTTCTACGAGGGTCCGCTCGCCCAGGCGATCGTCGATGCCGTGACAACGACCGAGGTCAACACGGCCGCGATGACGGTCGATGATATCGCCGCCTATGAGGCCATTGAGCGCCCGGCCATCTGTGTCGAGTATCGCGTCTGGACGGTCTGCGGCATGGGGCCGCCTTCCAGTGGCGGTGTGACGGTTGCGCAGATTCTGCTTCTGCTCGAGGGGTTCGACATGGCGGCGGTCAAGCCGGGCTCCGTCGAGGCCGTGCACCTCATCTCGGAGGCCCAGCGCCTAGCCTATGCCGACCGCAATCTCTATCTCGCCGACAGCGACTTCGTCGCCATTCCGGTCGAGGCCTTGCTGGACGAGGACTACCTTGCCGAGCGCGCCTCGCTGATCGACCCGGAGGCGTCGATGGGCACGGCGGAGGCCGGAGCGATCGACGGCTGGGACCACGCCGCGCTCGCGCTGGACGACGGCCATCACGGCTATTCCACAAGCCACATCAGCATCGTCGACCGCGAGGGCAACGCCGTGTCGATGACCACCAGCATCGAACGCGGCTTCGGTAGCCGGCTGGTGGCGGGCGGATTCATGCTCAACAACGAACTGACCGATTTCTCGTTTGAAGCCGAGCGCGACGGGGTGCCGATCGCCAACCGCGTCGAACCCAACAAACGTCCGCGTTCGTCGATGGCACCCTCGCTCGTGTTCGATACCGAGGGCAACCTCGTCATGGCGGTCGGCACCGTCGGTGGCTCACGCATCATCTGCTACGTCACCAAGACCCTGATCGCGGTACTCGACTGGCAGCTCGACATTCAGGCCGCGCTCGAACTGCCCCATCACGTCAATCGCAACACCGCAACCGAGCTTGAGGACGGCACCGGGCTGACGGCGCATGTCGACGCTCTGGAAGAGCTCGGGCACAAGGTCACGACCCGGTCGATGACGACAGGCCTTGCCGGCTTTTACATCGAAGACGGAATCATCTATGGCGGCACCGATCCGAGGCGCGAGGGAACCGCGCTTGGCGAATAG
- a CDS encoding P1 family peptidase encodes MAVAPGPRNLITDVDGILVGQAEDRSARTGTTVVLPERRCVAGADVRGGAPGTRDVEALDPTCLVDAVDAIVLSGGSAFGLDAASGVMAWLVDQERGFAAGGHIVPIVPAAILYDLANGGDKSWRDTPPYRELGRSAAQSAGSDVALGNAGAGIGATAGALKGGLGSASAITDDGLQVGALVAVNAAGSAIIPGTRTLWASLFEQQQEMGSPPRDLQAGDMELDASVKGFPAENTTIGVVTTNAALDRAQARRVAIMAHDGLARAIRPIHTPFDGDTVFCLATGTLENPVEPAILGGIGALAADCMTRAVGRAMVAAESIGELVAYKDWLVC; translated from the coding sequence ATGGCTGTCGCACCCGGCCCGAGGAACCTGATCACGGACGTCGATGGCATTCTGGTCGGCCAGGCCGAGGACCGATCCGCGCGAACCGGAACCACCGTGGTCCTCCCCGAGCGGCGCTGTGTCGCCGGTGCGGATGTGCGTGGCGGTGCACCGGGAACACGCGATGTCGAGGCGCTCGACCCGACCTGTCTGGTGGATGCGGTTGACGCCATCGTGCTGTCGGGCGGCTCGGCCTTCGGTCTGGACGCGGCGAGCGGCGTGATGGCCTGGCTGGTCGATCAGGAGCGCGGCTTCGCAGCTGGCGGTCATATCGTTCCCATCGTGCCGGCGGCCATCCTGTACGATCTCGCCAACGGCGGCGACAAGAGCTGGCGCGATACGCCGCCCTATCGTGAACTCGGCCGTTCTGCGGCACAGTCCGCTGGTTCGGACGTGGCACTGGGCAACGCCGGAGCCGGTATCGGTGCAACCGCCGGCGCTCTGAAGGGTGGGCTCGGAAGCGCTTCGGCAATAACCGACGACGGCTTGCAGGTTGGTGCGCTGGTTGCCGTGAACGCGGCCGGCTCTGCGATCATTCCCGGAACCCGCACGCTCTGGGCATCGCTCTTCGAGCAGCAACAGGAAATGGGGTCACCACCGCGCGATCTGCAGGCCGGCGATATGGAACTTGATGCGTCGGTGAAGGGGTTCCCTGCCGAGAACACGACAATCGGCGTGGTTACGACGAACGCTGCCCTGGATCGCGCCCAGGCGCGACGGGTCGCAATCATGGCGCACGATGGACTGGCTCGCGCGATCCGACCGATTCATACGCCGTTCGACGGCGATACCGTCTTCTGCCTCGCTACGGGGACTCTGGAGAACCCGGTCGAGCCTGCGATTCTGGGTGGAATCGGTGCCTTGGCAGCCGACTGCATGACCCGTGCGGTCGGCAGGGCGATGGTCGCCGCAGAGAGCATCGGCGAACTGGTTGCCTACAAGGATTGGTTGGTTTGCTGA
- a CDS encoding DUF4864 domain-containing protein, protein MRHILFALVLAISSAALAQGDVSDGDSAAIKAVILDQLDAFNRDDGNRAFSHASPSIQDKFRSVDVFMTMVRQAYLPVYRSAAAKFGQVHLVDGIPYQQVYVTGQNGEAVLAVYTMEQQDDGSWRINGCTLYPTPDLSA, encoded by the coding sequence ATGCGTCATATTCTTTTCGCTCTTGTTCTCGCAATCTCGTCCGCGGCGCTCGCCCAAGGCGACGTGTCCGACGGAGACTCTGCCGCGATCAAGGCGGTCATCCTCGACCAGCTCGATGCCTTCAATCGCGACGACGGCAATCGCGCCTTCAGCCACGCCTCACCCTCGATTCAGGACAAGTTCCGGAGCGTTGATGTCTTTATGACGATGGTGCGGCAGGCCTATCTGCCGGTCTATCGTTCGGCGGCCGCCAAGTTCGGCCAGGTGCACCTGGTCGACGGCATTCCCTACCAGCAGGTCTATGTGACCGGCCAGAACGGCGAAGCAGTCCTTGCGGTCTACACGATGGAGCAGCAGGACGACGGCTCCTGGCGGATCAACGGCTGCACCCTCTACCCGACACCCGACCTTAGCGCCTGA